The Coffea eugenioides isolate CCC68of unplaced genomic scaffold, Ceug_1.0 ScVebR1_1775;HRSCAF=2691, whole genome shotgun sequence genome includes a window with the following:
- the LOC113755813 gene encoding uncharacterized protein LOC113755813, with translation MLLEENGSEQESRRTWIQRLGQFQQSIAWKADLEIIINPNLLMSKVLKAKYYPNGFIFKCKCPQNASWIWQSLMGVKQHVEDGTWRKIGNGLSTGIWEDKWIVGNRPNHSEEVEYSVSAQNV, from the coding sequence ATGCTCCTGGAAGAGAATGGCTCAGAACAAGAATCAAGAAGGACTTGGATTCAAAGACTTGGTCAATTTCAACAAAGCATTGCTTGGAAAGCAGATTTGGAGATTATTATAAACCCAAATCTGCTAATGTCCAAGGTTCTGAAAGCAAAATACTACCCTAATGGCTTCATTTTCAAGTGCAAGTGTCCCCAAAATGCCTCATGGATCTGGCAAAGTCTGATGGGAGTTAAGCAGCATGTGGAGGATGGCACCTGGAGGAAAATTGGGAATGGTCTTAGTACAGGCATTTGGGAGGACAAGTGGATAGTAGGAAACAGACCTAATCACTCAGAAGAGGTGGAATACAGTGTTAGTGCTCAGAACGTTTAA